The following are from one region of the Stigmatella ashevillena genome:
- a CDS encoding NAD-dependent epimerase/dehydratase family protein, with protein sequence MKRAFVTGVTGYIGGSIAEGLRRQGYAVVGVVRNQADAARISALGVETVVGGLDDSALLGRLAREADVTVNAADSDHRGAIEALVGALKGTNKTLVHTSGSSIVADEGTGEPSERVFEDTTPFTPVPQKVARVAIDRLVRDSAREGIRSIVVCPTMIYGNGLGAKRDSAQVPLLIRESLRRKAGVHIGPGLNVWSNVHIEDLTELYLLVIEKAPPGSFFFAENGEAALKDIAAAISRMEGWEGRTFRWELPEAIQAISEETARYGLASNSRVRATEGKKLGWSPRHTSLLKDIEFGSYREAFGPASR encoded by the coding sequence ATGAAGCGCGCGTTCGTGACAGGGGTAACGGGCTACATCGGCGGGTCCATCGCGGAGGGGTTGCGCCGCCAGGGGTACGCGGTGGTGGGGGTGGTGCGGAACCAGGCGGACGCTGCGCGCATCTCCGCCCTGGGCGTCGAAACGGTGGTGGGAGGGCTGGACGACAGCGCCCTGCTGGGACGGCTCGCGCGCGAGGCGGATGTCACCGTCAACGCCGCGGACTCGGACCACCGGGGCGCGATCGAGGCGCTCGTGGGCGCGCTGAAGGGGACGAACAAGACGCTCGTGCACACCAGTGGCTCCTCCATCGTGGCGGACGAGGGGACGGGGGAGCCTTCGGAGCGCGTCTTCGAGGACACCACGCCCTTCACCCCGGTGCCCCAGAAGGTGGCCCGTGTCGCCATTGACCGGCTCGTGCGGGACTCGGCGCGCGAGGGCATCCGGAGCATCGTGGTCTGCCCCACCATGATTTATGGCAATGGCTTGGGTGCCAAGCGGGACTCCGCCCAGGTGCCCCTCCTCATCCGCGAGTCCTTGCGCCGCAAGGCCGGGGTGCACATCGGCCCCGGGCTCAACGTCTGGTCGAACGTCCACATCGAGGATCTGACCGAGCTCTACCTGCTCGTCATCGAGAAGGCGCCGCCCGGCAGCTTCTTCTTCGCGGAGAACGGAGAGGCGGCGCTCAAGGACATCGCCGCCGCCATCAGCCGCATGGAGGGGTGGGAGGGACGGACCTTCCGCTGGGAGTTGCCAGAGGCCATTCAGGCCATCAGCGAGGAGACGGCCCGGTACGGGCTGGCCTCCAACAGCCGGGTGCGCGCCACCGAGGGCAAGAAGCTCGGCTGGAGCCCCCGGCACACCTCGCTGCTGAAGGACATCGAGTTCGGAAGCTACCGCGAGGCGTTTGGTCCCGCCTCGCGCTGA
- a CDS encoding LysR family transcriptional regulator — translation MDLWPSLQSFLQSVRAGSFSAAARDAGTTPSAFSKKVARLEAHLGVRLLLRGAKGLELTPEGQELFQRVDRAFEDVEDACMQVTRATEPRGLVRVSAAMDTGRDWLIPRIARFARAHPHVALEVSLSDRFVDLLAERFDVALRVGEFDDGRLMRRRLGRMRRCFCASPAYLRARGVPRRHEELAGHVKLAYLRGTQRDPWELPSGGRIHPEGPFASDNNAGLLQLVRAGLGVAWLPELTIAEDVQRGTLKVLVEHPPDPGMPISLAFPQGRLLAPRVRAFLDFFAEEARTSLHPSSPAAPSPRERR, via the coding sequence TTGGACCTGTGGCCCTCTCTCCAGTCCTTCCTCCAGAGCGTGCGCGCCGGGAGCTTCAGCGCCGCGGCCCGGGACGCGGGCACCACCCCCTCCGCCTTCAGCAAGAAGGTCGCGCGGCTCGAGGCCCACCTCGGCGTCCGGCTCCTCCTCCGGGGCGCCAAGGGCCTGGAGCTCACCCCCGAGGGCCAAGAGCTCTTCCAGCGGGTGGATCGCGCCTTCGAGGACGTCGAGGATGCGTGCATGCAGGTCACCCGCGCGACCGAACCCCGGGGGCTGGTGCGGGTGAGCGCGGCCATGGACACGGGGCGGGACTGGCTGATTCCCCGCATCGCCCGGTTCGCCCGTGCCCATCCGCACGTGGCGTTGGAGGTGAGCCTGAGCGACCGCTTCGTGGACCTGCTGGCCGAGCGCTTCGATGTCGCGCTCCGGGTGGGCGAGTTCGACGATGGGCGGCTCATGCGCCGGCGGCTCGGACGCATGCGCCGTTGCTTCTGCGCCTCTCCCGCATACCTGCGCGCCCGGGGCGTCCCCCGCCGGCACGAGGAGCTCGCCGGGCATGTGAAGCTGGCCTACCTGCGGGGCACCCAGAGAGATCCCTGGGAGCTGCCCTCTGGAGGACGGATCCACCCGGAGGGCCCCTTCGCTTCCGACAACAACGCGGGCCTTCTCCAGTTGGTCCGGGCCGGGCTGGGGGTGGCGTGGCTGCCGGAGCTCACCATCGCGGAGGACGTCCAGCGGGGAACCCTGAAAGTGCTCGTGGAGCATCCGCCGGATCCTGGAATGCCCATCTCACTGGCCTTCCCGCAGGGCCGACTGCTCGCCCCACGGGTCCGGGCCTTCCTGGACTTCTTCGCCGAGGAGGCGCGCACCTCGCTGCACCCCTCGTCCCCTGCGGCGCCTAGTCCACGCGAGAGGCGCTGA
- a CDS encoding ROK family protein → MPTLGIDLGGTNARAAVVDERGQILAAAKMALTERSPAAVVESIAQAAAEAVALAGVKVAGCGVGAAGQIPGDSGVLAVAPNLGWRNVPLGGLLRARLGLPVRLVNDLAAAAWGEFNAGAGRGAQDVYVAFVGSGVGSCIIANGQLVRGAGGVAGELGHTKVIPGGRRCGCGELGCLEAYAGGHNLIALTQELLASGRSPVLNELTAGVAERITPLTLERAAEAGDPGAVELHSRAGKMLGTAIANMVTVLNPARLILGGGVLMNCPGLRRFVVEAAQSQTSTTAREGLLIAEAELGDDSGIIGAALLG, encoded by the coding sequence ATGCCGACGCTGGGAATCGATCTGGGAGGAACCAACGCCCGCGCCGCCGTGGTGGACGAGCGAGGGCAGATTCTCGCCGCCGCCAAGATGGCGCTCACCGAGCGCAGTCCCGCGGCGGTGGTGGAATCCATCGCTCAAGCCGCCGCCGAAGCCGTGGCCCTGGCGGGGGTCAAGGTCGCGGGGTGTGGCGTCGGGGCTGCGGGGCAGATTCCCGGCGACTCGGGCGTGCTCGCGGTGGCGCCCAACCTGGGTTGGCGCAACGTGCCGCTGGGAGGCCTGCTCAGGGCGCGGCTCGGGCTCCCGGTGCGGCTGGTGAACGACCTGGCGGCGGCTGCCTGGGGCGAGTTCAACGCCGGCGCCGGCCGGGGCGCCCAGGATGTGTACGTCGCCTTCGTGGGCTCGGGCGTGGGCAGCTGCATCATCGCCAACGGACAGCTCGTCCGCGGCGCGGGTGGGGTGGCTGGTGAGCTGGGGCATACCAAGGTGATTCCGGGCGGCCGGCGCTGTGGCTGCGGCGAGCTGGGGTGCCTGGAGGCCTACGCGGGGGGGCACAACCTCATCGCCTTGACGCAGGAGCTGCTCGCCTCGGGCCGCTCCCCGGTCTTGAACGAGCTGACCGCGGGCGTGGCCGAGCGCATCACCCCGCTGACGCTGGAGCGGGCGGCGGAGGCGGGAGACCCGGGCGCGGTGGAGCTGCACTCGCGGGCGGGGAAGATGTTGGGCACGGCCATCGCCAACATGGTGACGGTGCTCAACCCGGCCCGGCTCATCCTGGGCGGAGGGGTGTTGATGAACTGCCCCGGCCTGCGCCGCTTCGTGGTGGAGGCTGCCCAGTCGCAGACCTCGACCACCGCCCGCGAAGGGCTGCTCATCGCCGAGGCCGAGCTGGGGGACGACAGCGGCATCATCGGCGCGGCGTTGCTGGGCTGA
- a CDS encoding phosphomannomutase/phosphoglucomutase, which translates to MNTHIFREYDIRGLVDKDLTEEVVELLGKGLGSAIRRQDGRSIAVGRDCRESSTRFRDALCRGLTSTGLHVLDVGVVPTPLTYFAANTLPVDGLAMITGSHNPPEYNGFKIGVGKSTFHGPEIQALRQCIERRDFVVGDKPGTVTPYDIITPYNHFIQQTVKVGRKGMRIVIDAGNGTGGAVAVPLFRAMGFDVVPLFCEMDATFPNHHPDPTVVENLEDLIAAVKREKAEVGIAYDGDSDRIGVIDDQGNILWGDQIMVLFSRYVLKESPGAAIVGEVKCSYTLYDDIAKHGGKPVMWKAGHSLIKAKMKETHAELAGEMSGHIFFKNRYYGFDDAVYSSARLLEILTHEPRKLSELLADVPKTYASPELRVDTREEKKFELVRRATDTLRAAGHDIVDVDGVRVTFPDGWGLIRASNTQPILVLRFEASTPERLQEIQQLIEGTVERVKREAGA; encoded by the coding sequence ATGAATACGCACATTTTTCGCGAGTACGACATCCGGGGTCTGGTGGACAAGGACCTCACCGAGGAGGTGGTGGAGCTGCTGGGCAAGGGCCTGGGCTCGGCCATCCGCCGCCAGGACGGGCGCTCCATCGCCGTGGGGCGGGATTGCCGCGAGTCCTCCACCCGGTTCCGGGATGCGCTGTGCCGGGGATTGACCTCGACGGGCCTGCATGTGCTGGATGTGGGCGTGGTGCCCACGCCGCTGACCTACTTCGCCGCCAACACCCTGCCGGTGGATGGCCTGGCGATGATTACCGGCAGCCACAATCCGCCCGAGTACAACGGCTTCAAGATTGGCGTCGGTAAGAGCACCTTTCACGGCCCGGAGATCCAAGCGCTGCGCCAGTGCATCGAGCGCCGTGACTTCGTGGTGGGCGACAAGCCGGGCACCGTGACGCCCTACGACATCATCACCCCCTACAACCACTTCATCCAGCAGACGGTGAAGGTGGGCCGCAAGGGGATGCGCATCGTCATCGATGCGGGCAACGGCACCGGTGGGGCCGTGGCGGTGCCGCTCTTCCGCGCCATGGGCTTCGATGTGGTGCCCCTGTTTTGCGAGATGGACGCCACCTTCCCCAACCACCACCCGGACCCCACCGTGGTGGAGAACCTCGAGGACCTCATCGCCGCGGTGAAGCGCGAGAAGGCCGAGGTGGGCATTGCCTATGATGGCGACAGCGACCGCATTGGCGTCATCGACGATCAGGGCAACATCCTGTGGGGCGATCAGATCATGGTGCTCTTCAGCCGCTACGTGCTGAAGGAGAGCCCGGGCGCGGCCATCGTCGGCGAGGTGAAGTGCAGCTACACGCTCTATGACGACATCGCCAAGCATGGGGGCAAGCCGGTGATGTGGAAGGCGGGCCACTCGCTCATCAAGGCGAAGATGAAGGAGACGCACGCGGAGCTGGCCGGGGAGATGAGCGGCCACATCTTCTTCAAGAACCGCTACTACGGCTTCGATGACGCCGTGTATTCGTCGGCCCGCCTGCTGGAGATCCTCACCCACGAGCCGCGCAAGCTCTCGGAGTTGCTCGCGGATGTGCCGAAGACCTATGCCTCGCCCGAGCTGCGCGTGGACACCCGCGAGGAGAAGAAGTTCGAGCTGGTGCGGCGGGCCACGGACACCCTGCGCGCCGCGGGCCATGACATCGTGGACGTGGATGGGGTGCGCGTGACGTTCCCGGACGGGTGGGGCCTCATCCGGGCCTCCAACACCCAGCCCATCCTCGTGCTGCGCTTCGAGGCGAGCACGCCCGAGCGGCTCCAGGAGATTCAGCAGCTCATCGAGGGCACCGTGGAGCGCGTCAAGCGCGAGGCAGGCGCCTGA
- a CDS encoding DUF2403 domain-containing lipoprotein gives MKNLRKTFRLTALVLSGLVGSACESTVPPEGAPGEQETAPGEALPGEEPGPYAAADCPAGNSAALQDLGDDLPDGTGTSVSTMSILNVGGTGSYQRVTNMLPGVWGQSCPSNACQKATSNVSGALAPFNEEMTVNFRGPMELYDIAVYKPDTSAWKRVSSWNRCASTNLTFFNNLGGTGSGEWTLCGGNSQSYASADGKTAVAAPTRFTGTLGNRVEMNILADQACVGTGDASECGFYRGVTRHGWAGAKLFAIRARMPRYTGPITEYYDDVPAIWMLNARVVRTAQYGCNCRGMGSPGGCGELDVAEVLHGGHPMHATSTIYSFEGATGSGPNYFMRPVKESATFIVLFDASGKVQMLRLKADAFNFADTVSNATVSEWLARQGVTMSLP, from the coding sequence ATGAAGAACCTTCGGAAGACATTCCGGCTCACCGCGCTGGTGCTGTCCGGGCTCGTGGGAAGCGCCTGTGAGAGCACCGTGCCCCCGGAGGGTGCGCCCGGCGAGCAGGAGACCGCTCCTGGGGAAGCGCTGCCGGGCGAGGAGCCAGGCCCCTACGCCGCCGCGGACTGCCCCGCGGGCAACTCCGCGGCACTTCAAGACCTCGGGGACGACCTGCCGGACGGCACGGGCACCTCCGTGTCCACCATGAGCATCCTGAACGTGGGCGGCACGGGCTCCTACCAGCGCGTGACGAACATGCTTCCCGGCGTCTGGGGACAGTCCTGTCCCTCCAATGCCTGTCAGAAGGCCACCTCGAACGTGAGCGGCGCGCTGGCCCCCTTCAACGAGGAGATGACGGTCAACTTCCGCGGGCCGATGGAGCTGTATGACATCGCGGTCTACAAGCCAGACACCTCCGCGTGGAAGCGCGTGTCGTCTTGGAACCGCTGCGCCTCCACCAACCTCACCTTCTTCAACAACCTGGGGGGCACCGGCAGCGGGGAGTGGACCCTGTGCGGCGGAAACAGCCAGAGCTACGCCTCCGCGGATGGGAAGACGGCCGTGGCGGCCCCCACGCGCTTCACCGGCACGCTCGGCAACCGGGTCGAAATGAACATCCTGGCGGACCAAGCCTGTGTGGGCACCGGGGACGCCAGCGAGTGCGGCTTCTACCGGGGCGTCACCCGCCACGGCTGGGCGGGCGCGAAGCTGTTCGCCATCCGGGCGCGCATGCCGCGCTACACGGGGCCCATCACCGAGTACTACGACGATGTGCCCGCCATCTGGATGCTCAACGCGCGCGTGGTGCGCACCGCGCAGTATGGCTGCAACTGCCGGGGCATGGGCTCCCCGGGCGGTTGCGGCGAGCTCGACGTGGCGGAGGTTCTCCACGGCGGGCACCCGATGCACGCCACCAGCACCATCTACTCCTTTGAAGGGGCCACCGGCAGCGGGCCGAACTACTTCATGCGCCCGGTGAAGGAGAGCGCCACCTTCATCGTCCTCTTCGACGCGAGCGGGAAGGTGCAGATGCTGCGGCTCAAGGCGGATGCCTTCAACTTCGCGGACACCGTCTCCAACGCCACCGTCTCCGAGTGGCTGGCCCGGCAGGGCGTCACGATGTCCCTGCCGTGA
- a CDS encoding PAS domain-containing sensor histidine kinase translates to MSHEKPTISGVITYAQARSPGNATDQLRLFIESVKDYAILTLDPKGYVASWNAGAERIKGYRAGEILGQHFSRFYPEEDVAQGRPQRELEIAEREGRYEEEGWRVRKDGSLFWANVVITALRDESGQLVGFGKVTRDFTQRKRAEDERELERLRETVQSQDEFLSVASHELKTPLTPLQLKLTALLRTVKSHPEAAMPAARLHKDLEVACRQVRKLSELIDNLLDVSRLSLHKVQIRRVRMDLSSVVKDVAARYVRVAAQAGSQVVVEAPVPVEGSWDRVRLEQVVTHLLSNALKYGAGKPVHIQVSVEDGTALLAVRDEGIGIEQDQQVRVFERFARAVSERHYGGLGLGLFIAHQVIDAHGGTLRVESVPGQGALFTARLPLGP, encoded by the coding sequence ATGAGCCACGAAAAGCCGACCATTTCGGGGGTCATCACCTATGCGCAGGCGCGCTCTCCGGGGAACGCGACGGACCAGCTCCGCCTGTTCATCGAGAGCGTCAAGGACTATGCCATCCTGACGCTCGACCCGAAGGGCTACGTCGCCAGTTGGAACGCGGGAGCGGAGCGCATCAAGGGGTACCGGGCCGGAGAAATCCTGGGCCAGCACTTCAGCCGGTTCTACCCGGAAGAGGATGTGGCCCAAGGCAGGCCGCAGCGGGAGCTCGAGATCGCCGAGCGCGAGGGCCGTTACGAGGAAGAGGGGTGGCGCGTCCGCAAGGATGGCAGCCTCTTCTGGGCCAATGTCGTCATCACCGCGCTGCGTGACGAGAGCGGTCAACTGGTGGGGTTCGGCAAGGTGACGCGGGATTTCACCCAGCGCAAGCGGGCCGAGGATGAGCGGGAGCTGGAGCGGCTGCGTGAGACCGTGCAGTCCCAGGACGAGTTCCTGTCCGTGGCGTCCCACGAGTTGAAGACGCCGCTTACCCCCTTGCAACTCAAGCTGACCGCCTTGCTCCGGACCGTCAAGAGCCACCCCGAAGCGGCCATGCCTGCGGCCCGTCTCCACAAGGACCTGGAGGTGGCGTGCCGCCAGGTCCGCAAGCTCTCGGAGCTCATCGACAACTTGTTGGATGTCTCGCGTCTCAGCTTGCACAAGGTGCAGATCCGCCGGGTGAGGATGGATCTGTCCTCGGTCGTGAAGGACGTGGCGGCGCGCTACGTGCGCGTGGCGGCCCAGGCGGGCAGCCAGGTGGTGGTGGAGGCCCCCGTCCCTGTCGAGGGTTCATGGGACCGGGTCCGGCTGGAGCAGGTGGTGACCCATCTGTTGTCCAACGCGCTCAAGTATGGGGCTGGCAAGCCCGTTCACATCCAGGTGAGCGTGGAAGACGGCACCGCGCTGCTGGCCGTGCGCGACGAGGGCATTGGCATCGAGCAGGACCAGCAGGTGCGTGTCTTCGAGCGCTTTGCTCGGGCGGTCTCCGAGCGCCACTACGGCGGCTTGGGATTGGGGCTCTTCATCGCCCATCAGGTCATCGACGCCCACGGCGGCACCCTGCGCGTCGAGAGTGTGCCGGGACAGGGCGCCCTGTTCACGGCGAGGTTGCCGCTCGGCCCATAG
- a CDS encoding alpha/beta fold hydrolase produces the protein MSALSHVFDLPLPDLPLEGGAWLTSHVSRGWWWGPGQDRTWLQSRSHVLPDEAVRENALRVVRRTREERRQLAAEVEPRGGQRPDPSVPTVLLVHALTGDMRAGGPGGWWEPLIGPGRALDPERVRLLCFNNLGSCYGSSGPADEGFPSRVEDRPTGSSEPLSQAEQRIDERSLPATITPWDQARAILQALDALGIERVELLAGGSLGGMIVLCLAVLAPERFERLLPIAACEAASSWVVGWNHVARQALLLDLEFPGASRRGLELARQLAMLTYRAEPSLEARQARPASDWSPRALYPVQSYLEHQGRQLRARFDTRSYLALLGAMDHHDLSRPPEGTPEGAWGVARIRASTLCVGIDRDQLFFPEHMEKLSERLRALGRHSEYAALSSLHGHDGFLIEWEPLEELLRRALALPAPESPPPSRLQVQAHRTEVTEVNVLLLGHGTVGGNLLEQLQGQQDVLARTQGVFLRVCGIVDTRHLLFQEEGVALSQWRERLACAPRVAPGTPELLGGLDRLRRLKGPVLVDCTAAEGMEHLYAAAFQRGIHVVSANKKPLTGPWPLREQLFSLARTHRRSWNYETTVGASLPVLRTLTDLVHTGDRVRLIEGCLSGSLGFLCEQLTQGVALSRAVRLAKERGYTEPHPREDLMGLDVARKALILARELGVPVSLEDIEVEPFLPRQLLEEEDVERFLIALEGWDRRFASRMAGLRAEGRVLRYLARIELPPGLGQLPRVKVEPVAVPPEHPAAGLRGAEALVAFTTGRHSSWPLMVRGAGAGGGVTAAGVLAGLLDVARGG, from the coding sequence ATGTCCGCCCTTTCCCATGTCTTTGATCTGCCGCTCCCGGATCTCCCTCTCGAAGGGGGCGCATGGCTCACGTCCCACGTCTCCCGCGGTTGGTGGTGGGGCCCTGGGCAAGACAGGACGTGGCTCCAGTCGAGAAGCCACGTCCTGCCGGACGAAGCGGTGCGGGAGAACGCGCTCAGGGTCGTCCGCCGCACGCGGGAGGAACGGCGCCAACTGGCCGCGGAGGTGGAACCGAGGGGGGGTCAGAGGCCTGATCCCTCCGTGCCCACCGTGCTGTTGGTCCACGCGCTCACCGGGGACATGCGCGCGGGGGGACCGGGGGGATGGTGGGAGCCGCTCATCGGTCCCGGCCGGGCGTTGGATCCGGAGCGGGTGCGCCTGTTGTGCTTCAACAACCTGGGTTCCTGCTATGGCAGCTCGGGTCCCGCCGACGAGGGCTTTCCCTCCCGCGTGGAGGACCGCCCCACCGGGTCCTCCGAGCCACTCTCCCAGGCAGAGCAGCGGATTGATGAGCGCTCCTTGCCCGCCACCATCACCCCGTGGGATCAGGCGCGCGCCATTCTTCAAGCGTTGGATGCGCTGGGCATCGAACGGGTGGAACTGCTCGCGGGAGGCTCGCTGGGGGGCATGATTGTGTTGTGCCTCGCGGTCCTGGCCCCCGAGCGCTTCGAGCGGCTTCTTCCCATCGCCGCCTGTGAAGCCGCGAGCTCCTGGGTGGTGGGGTGGAACCACGTGGCGCGGCAGGCGTTGCTCCTGGACTTGGAGTTCCCGGGGGCTTCCCGGCGGGGCCTGGAGTTGGCGCGCCAACTCGCCATGTTGACCTACCGCGCGGAGCCCAGCCTGGAGGCGCGTCAGGCAAGGCCCGCCTCGGACTGGTCTCCGCGTGCGCTCTATCCCGTGCAGAGCTACCTGGAGCATCAGGGTCGGCAGCTGCGCGCGCGCTTCGACACCCGGTCCTACTTGGCGTTGTTGGGGGCCATGGACCACCATGATCTCTCGCGCCCGCCCGAGGGCACCCCGGAGGGGGCGTGGGGGGTGGCGCGCATCCGGGCGAGCACCCTGTGCGTGGGGATCGACCGGGATCAGCTCTTTTTTCCAGAGCACATGGAGAAGCTGTCCGAGCGCTTGCGGGCCCTGGGCCGCCACTCGGAGTACGCGGCGCTCTCCAGCCTTCATGGCCATGATGGCTTTCTCATCGAGTGGGAGCCGCTGGAGGAACTGCTGCGGCGCGCGCTCGCCCTGCCCGCGCCCGAGAGCCCTCCACCGTCCAGGCTCCAGGTCCAGGCGCACCGCACGGAGGTGACGGAGGTGAACGTGCTGTTGCTGGGGCACGGAACCGTCGGCGGAAACCTGCTGGAGCAGCTTCAGGGCCAACAGGACGTCCTGGCGCGGACGCAGGGGGTCTTCCTCCGGGTGTGCGGCATCGTGGACACCCGGCACCTGCTCTTTCAGGAGGAAGGGGTGGCGTTGAGCCAATGGAGGGAACGGTTGGCGTGCGCGCCCCGCGTCGCCCCAGGGACACCGGAGCTTCTCGGGGGGCTCGACCGCCTGCGCCGCCTGAAGGGGCCCGTGCTGGTGGATTGCACCGCGGCCGAGGGCATGGAGCACCTCTATGCGGCGGCCTTCCAGCGCGGCATTCACGTCGTCTCCGCCAACAAGAAACCCCTGACGGGGCCCTGGCCGCTCCGGGAGCAGCTCTTTTCCCTGGCCCGGACCCATCGCCGCAGCTGGAATTATGAGACCACGGTGGGCGCGAGCCTCCCCGTCCTCCGCACGCTCACGGACCTGGTCCACACTGGAGACCGTGTCCGGCTCATCGAGGGCTGTCTGTCAGGCTCCCTGGGCTTTCTGTGTGAGCAGCTCACGCAAGGGGTGGCGTTGTCCCGGGCGGTCCGGCTCGCGAAGGAGCGTGGCTACACCGAACCCCACCCCCGTGAGGATTTGATGGGCCTCGATGTGGCGCGCAAGGCCCTCATCCTGGCACGCGAGCTGGGGGTGCCGGTCTCGCTGGAGGACATCGAGGTGGAGCCCTTCCTGCCCAGACAGCTCCTCGAGGAGGAAGATGTGGAGCGATTCCTGATCGCGCTGGAGGGGTGGGACCGGAGGTTTGCCTCCCGCATGGCGGGCCTGCGCGCCGAGGGCCGGGTGTTGCGGTACCTGGCCCGGATCGAACTGCCTCCGGGGCTGGGACAGCTGCCCAGGGTGAAGGTCGAGCCCGTGGCCGTCCCGCCGGAGCATCCCGCCGCAGGGCTCCGGGGGGCCGAGGCCTTGGTGGCGTTCACCACCGGGCGGCATTCTTCCTGGCCGCTGATGGTTCGAGGTGCAGGGGCTGGCGGAGGGGTGACCGCCGCGGGCGTGCTTGCTGGGCTCCTGGACGTGGCCCGCGGAGGCTGA
- a CDS encoding O-acetylhomoserine aminocarboxypropyltransferase/cysteine synthase family protein produces MSTPKQSQHFETLALHAGYEPDPTTGSRAVPIYQTTSYRFRNAEHAANLFALKEPGNIYTRITNPTTDVFEKRIAALEGGVGALAVASGQAAETLALVNILRSGDEFVSATSLYGGTYNLFKVTLPRFGINARFVDANQPSTVRAAIGPKTKALYIESIGNPRLDIPDFEALGAIAREAGIPLIVDNTALSPALFNPLRHGANIVVHSATKYIGGHGTSIGGVIVDGGTFPWNNGRFPEFTDPNPGYHGLRLHEAFGPAAFIAKARIEGLRDLGPALSPFNAHAFILGLETLKLRVERHSENALAVARWLRTHPRVEWVRYPGLEEDPSFANAKKYLRQGAGGLVTFGVKGGVDAGRKLIDGVKLWSLLANIGDTRSLIIHPASTTHQQLSPEERLSTGVSDGLVRLSVGLEHLDDLRADLDQALSAS; encoded by the coding sequence ATGAGCACGCCCAAGCAGTCGCAGCATTTCGAGACCCTGGCCCTCCACGCGGGCTACGAGCCGGATCCCACCACCGGCTCGCGCGCCGTCCCCATCTACCAGACGACGAGCTACCGCTTCCGCAACGCGGAGCACGCCGCCAACCTGTTCGCGCTGAAGGAGCCCGGCAACATCTACACGCGCATCACCAACCCCACGACGGATGTCTTCGAGAAGCGCATCGCGGCCCTGGAAGGGGGCGTGGGGGCGCTGGCGGTCGCCTCGGGGCAGGCGGCCGAGACGCTCGCGCTGGTGAACATCCTCAGGTCGGGAGATGAGTTCGTCTCGGCCACCAGCCTCTACGGGGGCACGTACAACCTCTTCAAGGTGACGCTGCCGCGCTTTGGCATCAACGCGCGCTTCGTGGACGCGAACCAACCGAGCACCGTCCGTGCGGCCATCGGCCCGAAGACGAAGGCGCTCTACATCGAGTCCATTGGCAACCCGCGCCTGGACATCCCGGACTTCGAGGCCCTGGGCGCCATCGCCCGCGAGGCGGGGATTCCGCTCATCGTGGACAACACGGCGCTGTCCCCGGCGCTCTTCAACCCGCTGCGCCACGGGGCGAACATCGTGGTGCACAGCGCGACGAAGTACATCGGCGGCCACGGCACATCGATTGGCGGCGTCATCGTGGATGGGGGCACCTTCCCCTGGAACAATGGCCGCTTCCCCGAGTTCACGGACCCCAACCCCGGCTACCACGGGCTGCGGCTGCACGAGGCCTTCGGCCCGGCGGCCTTCATCGCCAAGGCGCGCATCGAGGGGTTGAGAGACTTGGGCCCCGCGCTGAGCCCGTTCAACGCGCATGCCTTCATCCTCGGCCTGGAGACGCTGAAGCTGCGCGTGGAGCGGCACTCGGAGAATGCGCTGGCCGTGGCGCGGTGGCTGCGCACCCATCCCCGGGTGGAGTGGGTGCGTTACCCGGGGCTGGAGGAGGATCCCTCGTTCGCCAACGCGAAGAAGTACCTGCGCCAGGGAGCCGGCGGGCTCGTCACGTTCGGGGTGAAGGGGGGCGTCGATGCGGGGCGCAAGCTCATCGATGGGGTGAAGCTGTGGAGCCTGTTGGCGAACATCGGTGACACGCGCTCGCTCATCATCCACCCGGCGAGCACCACGCACCAGCAGCTCTCCCCCGAAGAGCGGCTGAGCACGGGCGTCTCGGATGGGCTCGTGCGCCTGTCGGTGGGCCTCGAGCACCTCGACGATCTGCGCGCGGATCTGGATCAGGCGCTCTCCGCGTCCTGA